From Methanosphaera sp.:
TGCTCCTTGTATTACTGCTATTTTTGTTTTGTCTTCTTCTTTTTTTGCAAGTTCTATTGTTTTTCGCATGTTTTCTTCGGCTATTTCTTTTTGTATTTTAAATGGTGTTGCTATATTTTCTACTGTGTCTAGTTGTTTGTAGTTTATTATGTTTGGTGTTTGCATTTCATCTTGTTGACCTATTCTTGCAGGTCCATCATGTGCTTTTATTTTCATCATTTTATTTTCTACATCCTTTAAGTTTTTTTTGTTTATGTTTATATTTTTTGTTTTTTATATGGTATTATCTTTTATAGATTAATTTCATTTTTTTTTAGTTGTACCTAAGATGTGTGTAACCTTTAAGGTTACACAGTGTAGTTTTTTTGAAACCTTTAAATACTAAACTTAAAAAAATTAATAAGTAGAGATTTATACAATGGAAAAATCATTTTGTAAATTTCTACAAGTTAACTATTAAAAATTTATCCAAATTGGATTTGATAAAAAATAAAAATAGGATGTGTTTTTTTATCAAAATCCACATCTAATAAAAAAAATATTTTTTCTTGGATGTAAAATATTTTAAATTTAAAAATAACAATTATAAATTTATTTTTTATATTGTGTATTTTATTAATGGAGTGAAAAAATGACATTATTAAACGAAAGTGATTATTTAGTAACAGACGCAGATGTAGATCTTTCATTTAAAGATGAAATTATGGCAAATGGAAGTGAATCATTAGCAGTATGTTATCAATGTGCAACCTGTTCAGGAGCATGTCCTTCAGGTAGAAGAACACCATACCTAATCAGAAAATTAGTAAGAAAAGCATTAATGGGATTAAAAGAAGACGTAATTTCAGATGACGCAATCTGGATGTGTACAACCTGTTACGCATGTCAAGAAAGATGTCCTCGTGATGTAAAAATTGTAGAAATCGTAAAAGCTGTAAGAAACGTAGCAGCACACGAAGGCTACATGGCATTAGCACACAAAAAAACTGGTTCTTTCGTAGCAAAAACCGGTCACGCAGTACCAATTAACGATAAAGTAAAAGCTTTACGTGCAGAAATCGGACTCCCTGAAGTACCACCTACAACAATCAGCGATGAAGCAGCTTTAGAAGAAGTACAAACTTTAATTAAAGCTACAAAATTCGATGAATTAATAGGTTACGACTGGAACACCGGTGACCTTAAAGAAGAATAAGTTTTTAATTGAAAATTTTTAATTAGGAGGATAAATTATGGCATATGCTTACTTTTTAGGATGTATAATGAACAACAGATACCCAGGTATCGAAAAAGCTACAAGAGTTTTAATGGAAAAACTAGGCGTAGAATTAAAAGACATGGAAGGAGCTTCATGTTGTCCAGCACCTGGAGTATTTGGATCATTTGATAAAGAAACATGGGCAACAATCGCAGCAAGAAACATAACAATTGCTGAAGATATGGGTGGACAAATATTAACAGAATGTAACGGATGTTTCGGATCATTACACGAAGCAAACAACGCATTAAAAGAAGATGAAGAACTTAAAGAAAAAGTAAACGGATCTTTAAAAGAAATCGGAAGAGAATTCCAAGGAACAACCGATGTAAGACACTTCGCAGAAGTATTATACAACGAAGTTGGACTTGAAAAAATCGCTGAAACCTTTGAAAAAGATTTAAACTTAAATGTTGCTGTACACTACGGATGTCACTTCCTCAAACCTAGTGACGAAGTACAAATCGACAACCCTAAAAACCCAACAATTCTTGATGAACTTGTAGAAATTACAGGTGCAAAATCTGTACCTTACCAAGACAAAATGATGTGTTGTGGAGCAGGTGGAGGTCTAAGAGCAAGAGATCTTGAAGTAACAACAAGTTTCACACATGAAAAACTTGAAAACATGACCAAAGCTGGCGTAGATGCAATCGTAGATGTTTGCCCATTCTGTCACATGCAATTTGATGCAGGACAAGTAGAAGTAAACAACCAATACGACACAAACTACGAAATCCCAGTATTACACTTAGCTCAATTATACGGATTAGCAATGGGACTTTCACCAGAAGAATTAACACTTGACAAACAAGTAGTTGATCCTACTGAATTAGTTGAAAAAATGAACAGTCCTAGAGAAGAATAAGACTTTTTATTTTAATGTCTAAAATTCTTAAAAAAAGGAAGGGAATAAGATCTATCTTTTATGGTATTTCTTATTCCCTTTTTTTTATTTAAAATATCATCACCTATAACTAAGATAAATTATTCAAACTAACACTATTTTTTAGTAAATTATACACTATTTTTATAAAAAAAAGCATATTTAGATATAATAATAATGACAAATAGAATATTAAATATAATAATATTAAAAATATAAAAAAAAATAAGATTTAGAAAATAAAATAAATCAAAATAATATATACTTAATATGGAGTGAAAATATGCAGAAATTTATAGTAGAACTGATAGGAGTATTTAAACAACGAGATTTACCAGAAGATTATGAAAAATTTGTAGAATACAAAGCAACAATTGAAAATAAAGAAATCGAAGATAACACACCTATTGCTGTATTAAAAGTAAAAGATACTACAAGTTACCATATCTTATTCTTAGATAGTTACTCCTCAATGGAAGAAATTGATAAAGAAATTGAAGAATCACTTGATGGACAAATCTACAACTTCAATATTCGTAACATACTAGAAGGTCATCTCAATGGATAATCGTGATTCTACACAACATCCATTGTATCTTAAATGGACTGTACTAGATCACTTACTTAAAGTTCTTACAAAAACATATGAAATTCCAAAAAACATAATCAAAGATCTTCAACTTGCACGTGCTCTTACAAACTTCTACCTTGAAAATCCAGAAGAACCTGATAGATATGCAGAACTTCCACGTATAAATGGACTTCTCAGAGATGTAGAACAATACCTTATGCTTATATCAAAAAGCCAGGGTGAGGAATTTGTTAAAGAATGGGAAGAAAAAATTCTTCTTGCATCACAGGGAAAAGAAGTATTTAAGCCAATAAAAATACAATCTAAATTTATTGCTGGTATGCCTGCAAACTTTGATTTTGTAAGATTTAATTTCAAAGAACCTATAGCTGAGGAAAGATTTATTGAAGTATGTGAATATGAAAATGTTATCATTGAATTTGATGATAATGATACATCAATATTTGTCTTTGGTGAAAAACCTCAAATTACAAGTGCTCTTAAAGAATTAAGTCCATTTTTTGCAGAACAGATGTAGAGTATAAAATTACAAATTTTTATTTTTTTTAACCACCATAATTCTTTTTTTTCTTACCTTTTTTTGTTATTAAATTTTATTAATATTAAAAAATAGATTATTTTACATAGAATTAATTGAAAATAATATTTTTTACTTTTTTAGATTTAAAATAAATTAGATAGAGATTATTAAATAAAATTAAGGGGAGATTATATTTATGAAAATATTAGCTATTTCAGATATTCACAGTGCTCCTGAGAAGGTATATTCATATCTTGATGGAAATGTTGTTGATTATATAATAGTTATTGGTGATGTTACAGAGTTTGGTCCTGAAGATCTTTTTATTGATACATTAAATAAATTCTCAGAATATGCACCAGTATATGCTATCTTTGGAAATTGTGATCCTGAAAATGCAGATTCATTAATTGATAAATCAGAAGCAATTAATATACATAATAGATGTATAAAACTTGAAGATATCACACTCGTTGGATATGGTGGATCTAATGTGACACCATTTGACACTCCAAATGAATATAGCGAAGAATGCGTATATGAAAATTTAAGTAAATTTAGTGATGATCTTAAAGATGATAACTTTACAATTCTTATAACACACGCACCAGCATATGGAACAGGTGCAGATGTTATACCATCAGGAGATCATGTAGGAAGTAAATCAATACGAAAAATTATTGAACAAACCCAGCCAACACTAAATCTATCAGGACATATCCATGAAGCAATAGCAGAAGATAAAATTGGTGAAACAATAGTACTAAATCCTGGTGATGTAGCAAGTGATAATGCAGCAATGATAGAACTGACAGATGATGATATTAAAAATAAAAAAGTAAATATTTCAAAATTTAAATTATAATAAAAATTAATTAGAGGTTAATATATGGTACAACTAAGCGATGATGAAGTTTACATATTTAATGAAGAAAGAGAATGTATGAGCCGTGAAGAGCTTAAAGAATTACAACTAAGAAGACTACAAAAATCAGTAAAATATGCATATGAAAATGTGGACTTCTACAGAAACTTATATGATGAACATGGAGTATCACCAGATGATATAAAAACACTAGAAGATATCCAGAAACTTCCATTTATTACAAAAGATGATCTTAGAAAAACATATCCATTCAAACTACAAGCAGCACCAAAAGAAGACTGGAAAGAAGTACACTCAACAAGTGGAACAACAGGAATTCCAACAGTAGCAGCATATACACAGAAAGATCTTGACATCTGGGCTGAAGTTACAGCAAGAGGACTTGCAAGTTGTGGTGTTAAAGAAAACAGTATTGTAAATGTAGCATATGGATTTGGACTTTTCACAGGTGGACATGGAGCACAATATGGAGCACAAAAAATTGGAGCACTAGCAGTTCCTATGTCATCAGGAAATACAAAAAGACAGATAAACTTCCTTAAAGATCTACCAGCAGACTTCCTTTGTTGTACACCATCGTTTGCATTATACCTTGCTGAATGTATGGAAAAAGAAGGAATGGATCCTAAGCAATTACCACTTAAAGGTGGAGTATTTGGAGCTGAAATGTGGTCTGAGGAAATTAGACAAAAACTTGAAGATAAACTTGACATCTCAGCACAAAACATCTATGGATTAACAGAAGTAATAGGTCCTGGAGTATCAACAGAATGTCATATAAAAGAAGGAATGCACATTGCAGAAGATCACTTCTATCCTGAAATTATTGACCCTGAAACACTCGAAGTACTACCTGAAGGTGAAGAAGGAGAAATAGTTTTCACATCCCTTACAAAAACAGGTATGCCTGTAATAAGATACAGAACAAAAGATCTTACATCACTTAACTATGAAAAATGTAAATGTGGAAGAACAACAGTTCGTATGAATAGAATTAAAGGAAGAAGCGATGACATGCTTAAAGTAAAAGGTGTAATTGTATTCCCTAAACAGATTGAAGAAGTTATCATGAAAGAAGATCTTCTTGCATCTGCATACCAGATTATTGTTTCAAGACCTGGAACACTTGATGAAATTGAAGTACAAGTTGAAATTGACCAGGCAAACTTTACAGATTCAATGATAGATCTTGAAGAATTTAGAAATAAAATTGCTAAAAATATACGTGAAGTAATTGGAATTGGTGTAAAAGTAACACTTGCTGAACCTTACTCAATACCAAGAAGTGAAGGTAAAGCACAGAGAGTTATTGATAAAAGAGATTTCAGTTAAAATTAAATAAAAAAATTATGGAAGGAGATAGTAATTATGCAACTTAAACAAGTATCAGTGTTTTTAGAAAATAAAGAAGGAAGACTTCAAAAAGCATTAAAAACACTTGCAGATAATGAAATTGATATAAGAGCTTTATCAATTGCAGATACATCAGAATTTGGAATTCTTAGAATGATTGTATCAGAACCAGAAAAAGCAAAAGATGTACTTCAAGATGAATTTGCAGTAAGTCTTGCTGAAGTTCTTGCAATAGAAGTTGAAGATCAACCAGGTGGACTTGAAGGTGCACTTAGCATACTTACAGATAATAACTTAAATGTTGAATATGTTTATGCATTTGTAGATAAAATTACACAAAAAGCTTTAGTTGTTCTTAAAACAGAAGATAATGATAAAGCAACTGAAGTATTAATACAAGCTAATATTTCAGTAATTAAAAGTTCTGATGCATATACATTATAGAAACTTTTAAACTTCCTTAACCTCCCCAACTTTAATTATTTTTTTTTAGAATTTATTTGAAAACTGGTATGGTGTATTGTAAAATCCATTTCTTATTGCATCTTGTATGTATTCATTTGAAAGCTTACATGCATCAACAATATCATATCCTTGTATTAGTCTACTTGTTAGTGCTGCTGAATAGTTACATCCTGTTCCATGGGTATTGTCTGATTTTATTATTTTACCCTCAATTAGTGATATTTCACCATCATGACATACCACATCATTTCCATGCATATGTCCTCCTGTAATAATACAGTTACACTTTTTATTTAATTTTAATGCAGCATCAATCATATCATCTTGTGTATCTATTTTATGACCTATTATTTCTTCTGCTTCATATACATTAGGTGTTGTTAAATATGCATCCTTTAGCAAATATTTATTAAGACAACTTGCAAAACAATCACCTGCAAGAGTACAGCCACTCTCTGAAATCATAACAGGGTCAACAACAGCCTTAAGGTTATACTCACGAATCTTACCAGCCACAGCCTTAACAATATCCTCAGAATATAAAACACCAGTCTTCATATATTCAACAGGATAAACATCCATAATTCTATCAATTGCATCTTCAATATAACTTACATCAACTTTTTGAACCATACTTACATTAAATGGATTTTGTGATGTTAAAGTAGTAGTAACACATGTAGCATAAATTCCATGAGCATGAAAACTTTTCAAATCAGCAAGAATTCCAGCACCACCTGATGGGTCAAGACCAGCAACAGACATAGAACACAACTTACCACTAAATTTATCAATCTTCTCTAAAGACATATAACCTCTCCTTTCCATGATTATTTAAAACATTAACACCTAACTTTTTAAGATACATATATGTATCTGTTAATTTTCCATGTAATAATAACTCGCCAAGATCCTGTGGTGTATTAATATCAAGAGATAAGAAAAATGAATCATACACATTAACTCTACATCCAAGATCTTCTGCCTCATCAATATGTTTAAAGAAACTAAATTCACCAAACTTTGGAATAAAATCATACTTACCTTTAAAATATAACATATTAGTTCCACCACCACGAGATGGAGCAATAATAAAATCATACACATCATGATCTTTAATATATTCAATATTACTCCTTGTTATAAGTGGAATATCAGCAGGAACAATAACAATATCACAATACTCAAATTCACACTTTGCAAAGTTGATACAATCAAGGAGTGCACAATTAAGATAATTACCACTATGCTCATGTTCCATAAATGT
This genomic window contains:
- a CDS encoding phenylacetate--CoA ligase produces the protein MVQLSDDEVYIFNEERECMSREELKELQLRRLQKSVKYAYENVDFYRNLYDEHGVSPDDIKTLEDIQKLPFITKDDLRKTYPFKLQAAPKEDWKEVHSTSGTTGIPTVAAYTQKDLDIWAEVTARGLASCGVKENSIVNVAYGFGLFTGGHGAQYGAQKIGALAVPMSSGNTKRQINFLKDLPADFLCCTPSFALYLAECMEKEGMDPKQLPLKGGVFGAEMWSEEIRQKLEDKLDISAQNIYGLTEVIGPGVSTECHIKEGMHIAEDHFYPEIIDPETLEVLPEGEEGEIVFTSLTKTGMPVIRYRTKDLTSLNYEKCKCGRTTVRMNRIKGRSDDMLKVKGVIVFPKQIEEVIMKEDLLASAYQIIVSRPGTLDEIEVQVEIDQANFTDSMIDLEEFRNKIAKNIREVIGIGVKVTLAEPYSIPRSEGKAQRVIDKRDFS
- a CDS encoding acetolactate synthase, yielding MQLKQVSVFLENKEGRLQKALKTLADNEIDIRALSIADTSEFGILRMIVSEPEKAKDVLQDEFAVSLAEVLAIEVEDQPGGLEGALSILTDNNLNVEYVYAFVDKITQKALVVLKTEDNDKATEVLIQANISVIKSSDAYTL
- the cofC gene encoding 2-phospho-L-lactate guanylyltransferase, with the protein product MNNLVVIIPVSSFNTSKTRLSPFLSEDERKNLLKCMLKDIVKNITGVVEEIIITSKDSEVLDFGCDLNLTTFMEHEHSGNYLNCALLDCINFAKCEFEYCDIVIVPADIPLITRSNIEYIKDHDVYDFIIAPSRGGGTNMLYFKGKYDFIPKFGEFSFFKHIDEAEDLGCRVNVYDSFFLSLDINTPQDLGELLLHGKLTDTYMYLKKLGVNVLNNHGKERLYVFRED
- the thiD gene encoding bifunctional hydroxymethylpyrimidine kinase/phosphomethylpyrimidine kinase, whose translation is MSLEKIDKFSGKLCSMSVAGLDPSGGAGILADLKSFHAHGIYATCVTTTLTSQNPFNVSMVQKVDVSYIEDAIDRIMDVYPVEYMKTGVLYSEDIVKAVAGKIREYNLKAVVDPVMISESGCTLAGDCFASCLNKYLLKDAYLTTPNVYEAEEIIGHKIDTQDDMIDAALKLNKKCNCIITGGHMHGNDVVCHDGEISLIEGKIIKSDNTHGTGCNYSAALTSRLIQGYDIVDACKLSNEYIQDAIRNGFYNTPYQFSNKF
- a CDS encoding DUF2096 family protein — encoded protein: MDNRDSTQHPLYLKWTVLDHLLKVLTKTYEIPKNIIKDLQLARALTNFYLENPEEPDRYAELPRINGLLRDVEQYLMLISKSQGEEFVKEWEEKILLASQGKEVFKPIKIQSKFIAGMPANFDFVRFNFKEPIAEERFIEVCEYENVIIEFDDNDTSIFVFGEKPQITSALKELSPFFAEQM
- the hdrB gene encoding CoB--CoM heterodisulfide reductase subunit B — encoded protein: MAYAYFLGCIMNNRYPGIEKATRVLMEKLGVELKDMEGASCCPAPGVFGSFDKETWATIAARNITIAEDMGGQILTECNGCFGSLHEANNALKEDEELKEKVNGSLKEIGREFQGTTDVRHFAEVLYNEVGLEKIAETFEKDLNLNVAVHYGCHFLKPSDEVQIDNPKNPTILDELVEITGAKSVPYQDKMMCCGAGGGLRARDLEVTTSFTHEKLENMTKAGVDAIVDVCPFCHMQFDAGQVEVNNQYDTNYEIPVLHLAQLYGLAMGLSPEELTLDKQVVDPTELVEKMNSPREE
- a CDS encoding metallophosphoesterase, with product MKILAISDIHSAPEKVYSYLDGNVVDYIIVIGDVTEFGPEDLFIDTLNKFSEYAPVYAIFGNCDPENADSLIDKSEAINIHNRCIKLEDITLVGYGGSNVTPFDTPNEYSEECVYENLSKFSDDLKDDNFTILITHAPAYGTGADVIPSGDHVGSKSIRKIIEQTQPTLNLSGHIHEAIAEDKIGETIVLNPGDVASDNAAMIELTDDDIKNKKVNISKFKL
- a CDS encoding DUF749 domain-containing protein yields the protein MQKFIVELIGVFKQRDLPEDYEKFVEYKATIENKEIEDNTPIAVLKVKDTTSYHILFLDSYSSMEEIDKEIEESLDGQIYNFNIRNILEGHLNG